A stretch of the Sphingobacterium thalpophilum genome encodes the following:
- the accD gene encoding acetyl-CoA carboxylase, carboxyltransferase subunit beta translates to MSWFKREKAGISTATANKKEAPDGMWNKCPTCKKPLLHLEQVENDYVCQYCGHHLRIGSKEYFSILFDNNEFTELFATLSSGDPLEFFDSKPYPERLKESQAKTGLKDALRSAHGKMNGQDIVIACMDFSFIGGSMGSVVGEKIARSIDYCIEHRLPFMLISKSGGARMMEAAFSLMQMAKTSAKLALLAQAGLPYVCLLTDPTTGGVTASYAMLGDINIAEPGALIGFAGPRVIKETIKKDLPKGFQTSEFVLEHGFLDFIVDRRQLKDKVATYLRLVG, encoded by the coding sequence ATGAGTTGGTTTAAAAGAGAAAAAGCTGGTATTAGCACAGCTACCGCTAATAAAAAAGAAGCACCAGATGGCATGTGGAACAAATGTCCTACATGCAAAAAACCTTTGTTGCATCTTGAACAAGTAGAAAACGACTACGTTTGTCAATATTGTGGCCACCACTTAAGAATTGGCTCCAAGGAATATTTTTCAATTTTATTTGACAATAACGAATTTACCGAACTATTCGCTACATTAAGCTCAGGCGATCCGCTGGAGTTTTTCGATTCCAAACCTTATCCTGAACGTTTGAAGGAAAGTCAGGCCAAGACTGGACTTAAAGATGCGTTACGCTCCGCCCATGGCAAAATGAATGGTCAGGACATCGTTATTGCCTGTATGGATTTTAGCTTTATCGGCGGATCGATGGGATCTGTCGTGGGCGAAAAAATTGCGCGCTCGATCGATTACTGTATTGAACATAGACTACCGTTTATGTTGATCTCCAAATCAGGTGGCGCGCGAATGATGGAAGCGGCTTTCTCCCTAATGCAAATGGCAAAAACCTCGGCTAAATTAGCCTTACTTGCACAAGCCGGGCTCCCTTATGTCTGTCTGCTGACAGACCCAACAACGGGAGGAGTGACTGCGTCTTATGCCATGCTGGGGGATATTAATATTGCCGAACCGGGAGCCCTGATCGGATTTGCTGGCCCCCGCGTCATCAAAGAAACGATCAAAAAAGACCTTCCAAAAGGATTCCAGACATCTGAGTTTGTATTGGAACATGGATTTCTTGATTTTATTGTCGATCGCAGACAGTTAAAAGATAAAGTAGCAACCTATCTTAGGTTAGTTGGATAA
- the rsmG gene encoding 16S rRNA (guanine(527)-N(7))-methyltransferase RsmG, whose translation MNPTVDIIYSYFPKMTDIQKEQFAQLAELYTFWNSQINVISRKDIDSLYLHHVLHSLGIAKFVQELAPGTRILDVGTGGGFPGIPMAILFPEVRFHLVDSIGKKIKVVREVAAGLGLQNVEADHIRAEQLDDKYDFVISRAVTRLGEFAPWIRNKFQKKDKNGIPNGILYLKGGDLSEEIKESRLKAELHPLSSYFREEFFETKYLVYVPM comes from the coding sequence TTGAATCCTACAGTCGATATCATCTACTCTTATTTTCCGAAAATGACGGATATACAAAAAGAGCAATTTGCCCAGCTTGCTGAGCTATATACTTTTTGGAATAGCCAGATCAATGTAATCTCACGCAAAGATATTGACAGCTTATACCTTCACCATGTCCTGCATTCGCTGGGAATAGCTAAATTCGTTCAGGAGCTGGCACCAGGAACACGCATCCTTGACGTAGGCACAGGCGGGGGCTTCCCGGGGATCCCCATGGCCATCTTATTTCCTGAGGTCAGATTCCATCTGGTCGATTCGATCGGAAAAAAAATCAAAGTGGTCCGCGAAGTGGCGGCGGGACTGGGCCTCCAAAACGTTGAAGCCGATCATATCCGTGCCGAACAGCTGGATGATAAATACGATTTTGTGATTTCAAGGGCCGTAACACGACTGGGAGAATTTGCCCCTTGGATACGCAATAAATTTCAAAAAAAGGATAAAAATGGTATTCCCAACGGTATCCTTTACCTCAAAGGCGGTGACCTTAGTGAAGAGATCAAGGAGTCCAGATTAAAAGCTGAACTGCATCCCTTGTCGAGCTATTTCAGAGAAGAGTTTTTCGAAACGAAATATCTGGTATATGTGCCGATGTAA
- a CDS encoding glycosyltransferase: MRVSLWAMLDLHVILANLPDIAFGILGLLLLVQLYYILFVYSKLSSYQVEHHNETDSLPPLSLIICAHNEEDNLREYLPAILTQDYPEFEVIVVNDFSTDHTPWILQEFSQQHPHLKIVDIKEHIRLKHGKKFAVSMGIKASRFQTLVFTDADCAPQSNQWLRDIAGAFTPGTEIVLGYSPYFKKRGLLNLLIRFETTHTAMSYLSYALKGDAYMGVGRNMAYKKELFFRNKGFAAHMHIKSGDDDLFVNQNATRTNVNIALHPTSFVYSVPKTTWKSYYKQKARHSGASTIYKKRHQRMLGTQLVSAALFYLAAITVAIVFPAFWYVPLSAYLLRLFAQWAVFSNIYRKLEVKELIWWLPLVDFIYYFYICTNGLFSRKKKKISWK; this comes from the coding sequence ATGCGCGTATCTTTGTGGGCTATGCTTGACCTACATGTAATCTTGGCCAATCTTCCCGATATTGCTTTTGGGATATTAGGTCTTCTCCTATTGGTACAATTATATTACATCTTATTTGTTTACAGCAAATTGAGCAGTTATCAGGTGGAGCACCACAACGAGACGGATTCCCTTCCGCCATTGTCGCTGATTATCTGCGCCCACAATGAGGAAGATAATCTTCGTGAATATTTGCCAGCTATCCTTACGCAGGATTATCCCGAGTTTGAGGTTATTGTAGTCAACGATTTCTCTACAGATCATACCCCCTGGATCCTGCAGGAATTCAGCCAGCAGCATCCCCATCTTAAAATTGTGGATATCAAGGAGCATATCCGCCTGAAACACGGAAAAAAATTCGCCGTAAGCATGGGGATCAAAGCATCCAGATTCCAGACCCTGGTTTTTACAGATGCAGACTGTGCACCACAGTCCAATCAATGGCTGCGGGACATAGCCGGGGCTTTTACGCCCGGGACCGAAATTGTATTGGGTTACTCCCCTTATTTCAAGAAAAGGGGCTTATTAAACCTTTTGATCCGGTTTGAAACCACACATACCGCCATGAGCTATTTATCTTACGCACTTAAAGGAGATGCTTACATGGGTGTGGGACGCAATATGGCATACAAAAAGGAACTCTTTTTCCGTAACAAGGGGTTTGCTGCGCACATGCACATTAAGTCCGGTGACGACGACCTCTTTGTCAACCAAAATGCAACAAGGACCAATGTCAACATTGCCCTGCATCCGACATCATTTGTATATTCAGTGCCGAAGACCACATGGAAAAGCTATTACAAGCAGAAAGCCAGACATTCGGGAGCCTCCACGATCTATAAAAAACGCCATCAGCGCATGCTTGGCACGCAGTTGGTTTCGGCGGCGCTGTTTTACCTCGCTGCCATTACCGTCGCCATTGTATTCCCTGCATTTTGGTATGTCCCCTTATCAGCATACCTACTTCGCCTGTTTGCGCAATGGGCTGTATTTAGCAACATTTATAGAAAACTGGAAGTAAAAGAATTGATTTGGTGGCTACCGTTGGTAGACTTCATCTACTATTTTTATATTTGCACCAACGGTTTGTTCAGCAGAAAAAAGAAAAAAATAAGCTGGAAATAA
- a CDS encoding LptF/LptG family permease: MLSLIDRYIIKKYLTTFVFTMAIFTVVMVVFDVSERLDDFLKYKAPLDKIIFEYYAGFIPFYLNFLCPLINFIAVIFFTSKMADQTEIVPILSAGYSFNRLLRPYMIAATLIFAVSLVFNIFIIPHTNKMKVDFENIYVKPLKDNSRVSTHMQLDKNSYVYIDNFDNTTKTGYGFVLEIFKGDTLREKMMADRITWDSVATKWKIEGYTNRVINGLHERMDKGAVKDTTLDMKPSDFELRDNMFTAMDTRELNTRIRKEEIRGTGVMTDLLLEKYKRYIYPFSAFVLTLMGVALSSKKVRGGIGLSLGIGIGLSFTYIVFIQFANMFSLKGGLPPLIAVLIPNVTFLLVAIYLAIKAPK; the protein is encoded by the coding sequence ATGCTTTCGTTAATTGACCGGTACATCATAAAAAAATACTTGACGACCTTTGTGTTTACCATGGCCATATTTACCGTGGTAATGGTTGTTTTTGACGTATCCGAACGGTTAGACGATTTTCTGAAATACAAAGCACCGCTGGACAAGATCATTTTTGAGTATTATGCAGGGTTTATTCCCTTTTATCTCAATTTTCTCTGTCCATTGATCAATTTTATTGCGGTTATCTTTTTTACGTCCAAGATGGCTGATCAGACCGAAATTGTTCCAATATTGAGTGCGGGGTATAGTTTTAACCGCTTGCTCCGGCCGTATATGATCGCGGCAACCTTGATCTTTGCGGTCTCGCTGGTGTTCAATATTTTTATTATTCCGCATACGAATAAAATGAAGGTGGACTTTGAGAACATTTATGTTAAACCTTTAAAGGACAATTCAAGGGTCTCGACCCATATGCAGCTTGATAAAAACAGCTACGTGTATATTGATAACTTTGACAATACCACCAAGACCGGATATGGGTTTGTTCTCGAAATCTTTAAGGGGGACACACTCAGAGAGAAAATGATGGCGGACCGGATTACCTGGGATTCGGTGGCGACCAAATGGAAGATTGAAGGATATACCAACAGGGTCATCAATGGTCTGCATGAGCGGATGGACAAAGGTGCGGTCAAGGACACCACATTGGATATGAAGCCCTCGGATTTTGAATTGCGGGACAATATGTTTACGGCGATGGATACCCGCGAGCTGAATACCCGGATCCGTAAAGAGGAGATCAGGGGAACGGGTGTGATGACCGATTTGTTGCTGGAAAAGTACAAACGTTATATTTACCCGTTTTCGGCATTCGTACTGACGCTTATGGGGGTTGCTCTCTCTTCGAAAAAGGTCCGGGGCGGAATCGGCTTAAGTCTGGGAATCGGGATAGGCCTCAGTTTTACGTACATCGTATTCATTCAGTTTGCAAACATGTTTTCATTAAAAGGGGGATTACCACCATTGATTGCCGTGCTAATCCCAAACGTCACTTTTCTGCTGGTGGCCATATATCTAGCGATCAAAGCACCGAAATAA
- a CDS encoding MFS transporter — translation MNENNTKSIWKVIGASSMGTLIEWYDFFIFGSLSIVISTKFFPADNPTAAFLSTLATFAAGFVVRPFGALFFGRLGDIIGRKYTFMVTLLLMGGATFLIGCIPSYESIGFWAPLIVLILRLLQGLALGGEYGGAATYVAEHAPMGQRGYWTSWIQTTATFGLFISLVVILLTKSFLSETQFDNWGWRVPFLLSLVMVYVSYLIRKKMKESPEFSKAKAEGKTSTNPLKESFGHRYNLKFVLLALFGAAMGQGVVWYTGQFYSMSFMKTVMHLQSDQADTILGIALLLGTPFFVVFGWLSDKVGRKWIMLAGMLLAVLTYRPIYKSMYHLSDIQHKTKINETSKPPQAEEGTAVSVTITDYDDGTQMSNATTYHHEGDLKGKESVKTTVHLSGKNYVWLIALLFIQIIYITMVYGPIAAFLVELFPVKIRYTSMSLPYHVGNGIFGGLLPAVSTYLTTNAETAHASQFYLAGLWYPIIIAAVCFVIGSLYINNKSTPSNHE, via the coding sequence ATGAACGAAAACAACACAAAAAGCATCTGGAAAGTCATTGGCGCCTCCTCTATGGGAACACTCATTGAATGGTATGACTTTTTCATCTTCGGCAGCCTTTCCATCGTCATTTCAACCAAATTTTTCCCGGCTGATAACCCAACCGCTGCGTTCCTGTCAACATTGGCTACCTTTGCAGCCGGTTTTGTGGTAAGGCCCTTTGGGGCGCTCTTTTTTGGCCGCCTCGGCGATATCATTGGCCGTAAATACACGTTTATGGTGACTCTTCTGTTGATGGGAGGTGCCACCTTTCTGATAGGATGCATTCCCAGCTATGAAAGTATAGGTTTCTGGGCTCCGCTAATTGTTCTGATTTTAAGGCTCCTGCAGGGACTCGCTTTGGGCGGCGAATATGGTGGTGCCGCGACGTATGTGGCCGAACATGCACCCATGGGACAACGTGGATACTGGACCTCCTGGATACAGACTACCGCCACTTTTGGTCTATTTATTTCCTTAGTCGTTATTCTCCTGACAAAGAGTTTTCTGAGCGAAACACAGTTTGACAACTGGGGCTGGCGGGTCCCCTTTCTACTGTCGCTGGTGATGGTATACGTATCCTACCTTATCCGTAAAAAAATGAAGGAGTCGCCCGAATTTAGTAAGGCTAAAGCCGAAGGCAAAACAAGCACAAACCCCTTAAAAGAGAGCTTTGGACATCGTTATAACCTTAAATTTGTCCTACTTGCCCTCTTCGGAGCGGCAATGGGCCAAGGCGTTGTCTGGTATACCGGCCAATTCTACTCGATGAGTTTCATGAAGACCGTCATGCATCTACAGTCGGATCAGGCTGACACCATCCTGGGGATCGCCTTGTTGCTTGGGACACCCTTTTTTGTTGTGTTTGGTTGGTTAAGCGATAAAGTCGGCCGCAAATGGATTATGTTGGCCGGAATGCTGCTCGCCGTATTGACGTACCGTCCTATTTACAAATCGATGTACCATCTCTCTGACATTCAGCATAAAACCAAAATAAACGAGACAAGCAAGCCACCACAGGCCGAAGAGGGCACAGCGGTCTCCGTCACGATAACTGACTATGACGACGGCACCCAGATGAGCAATGCTACGACATACCATCATGAGGGTGATCTTAAAGGAAAGGAGAGCGTCAAAACGACCGTCCACCTAAGCGGCAAAAATTACGTATGGTTAATTGCCCTGTTGTTCATCCAGATAATTTATATCACCATGGTGTATGGCCCCATCGCAGCTTTTCTGGTCGAACTGTTCCCGGTAAAAATCCGGTACACATCCATGTCCCTGCCATATCATGTCGGTAACGGCATATTCGGAGGTCTGCTTCCAGCGGTTTCCACCTATCTCACGACAAATGCGGAAACAGCCCATGCATCTCAGTTCTACCTGGCGGGATTATGGTATCCAATTATTATTGCAGCCGTCTGTTTCGTCATCGGAAGTCTCTATATCAACAACAAATCAACTCCTTCAAACCATGAATAA
- a CDS encoding DMT family transporter, protein MAKLHLNRNVLILHLTILIWGFTGILGSLISVSAIHLVWYRVAIASVSLLVYFLVTKQQILVAGKQALQFFMVGAVVGLHWVLFFYSIKVSTVSVTLVTLSSVTLFTAILEPIVNKKRIALLDIVVGLVIILGIYTIFSFETHYLVGLMAGLGCAFCASIFSIANARMVKKSSPTLITFYEMVGACFWISLLMLYTGDFNGAMLLGQQDLIYLLLLGVVCTAVAYVMGVAVMKELSAFTVALTTNLEPVYGILLAVLIFGQKETMSGGFYLGACIVLGAVFTYPYIKTKLEKRQKGLIIRKLH, encoded by the coding sequence ATGGCCAAACTTCATCTAAATCGGAATGTTTTAATTCTGCATTTGACTATACTTATCTGGGGATTCACGGGGATTTTGGGTAGCCTCATTTCTGTTTCTGCCATTCATCTGGTTTGGTACCGTGTGGCCATAGCTTCGGTTTCATTGCTGGTATATTTTTTAGTGACTAAGCAGCAGATTTTAGTTGCCGGAAAGCAGGCGCTTCAATTTTTTATGGTTGGCGCAGTTGTGGGCCTGCATTGGGTGCTTTTCTTTTACTCCATTAAGGTATCGACTGTGTCAGTCACGCTGGTGACCCTGTCGTCAGTGACGTTATTTACCGCTATACTCGAACCTATAGTCAATAAAAAACGTATTGCCTTGCTTGATATTGTCGTTGGACTGGTCATTATTTTGGGCATTTATACTATATTCTCCTTCGAAACACATTATCTGGTGGGTCTGATGGCCGGCCTTGGCTGCGCCTTCTGTGCGAGCATATTTTCCATTGCCAATGCCCGCATGGTTAAAAAGTCAAGCCCCACACTGATCACGTTCTATGAAATGGTGGGAGCATGTTTCTGGATCAGCCTACTGATGCTATATACGGGTGACTTTAATGGGGCGATGCTGTTGGGACAGCAGGACCTGATCTATCTGCTATTATTAGGAGTGGTCTGCACAGCAGTGGCCTATGTGATGGGAGTTGCGGTAATGAAAGAACTTTCGGCTTTTACCGTTGCCTTGACCACTAACCTTGAACCGGTCTACGGCATCCTATTGGCGGTGTTGATTTTTGGACAGAAAGAAACCATGAGTGGTGGATTTTATCTGGGAGCATGTATTGTGCTGGGGGCAGTCTTCACCTATCCGTATATTAAAACAAAACTGGAGAAAAGACAAAAGGGGCTCATCATTCGTAAATTGCATTAA
- the tgt gene encoding tRNA guanosine(34) transglycosylase Tgt, with protein MKFTLQAQDKLSKARAGVVETAHGPIQTPIFMPVGTAGTVKAIHQHELKNDIEAQIILGNTYHLYLRPGLKVLNKAGGLHKFNGWDRPILTDSGGYQVYSLTEVRKIKEEGVTFRSHIDGSKHLFTPENVMDTQRIIGADIIMAFDECTPYPCDYSYARRSLDMTHRWLKRCVDRFDSTDPLYGYEQTLFPIVQGSVYKDLRIKSAETIASFNREGNAIGGLSVGEPAEEMYAMTEVVCDILPKDKPRYLMGVGTPVNILENIALGVDMFDCVMPTRNARNGMLFTQNGIINIKNEKWKDDFSPIEAESDLHADQFYTKAYLRHLIKSQEILGAQIASLHNLHFYLWLVNQAREKIIAGTFYDWKNKMVKILDQRL; from the coding sequence ATGAAATTTACGCTACAAGCACAAGATAAATTGTCAAAAGCACGTGCAGGTGTTGTCGAAACTGCACATGGTCCCATCCAAACACCTATTTTTATGCCGGTTGGTACGGCAGGTACCGTAAAGGCCATCCATCAACACGAATTAAAAAATGATATCGAAGCCCAGATTATCCTGGGGAATACCTATCATCTTTACTTGCGTCCGGGGCTGAAGGTATTAAATAAGGCTGGTGGCTTGCACAAATTTAACGGCTGGGACCGTCCGATTTTGACCGACTCAGGTGGCTATCAGGTGTACTCCTTGACCGAAGTCCGTAAAATTAAAGAAGAAGGGGTGACATTTCGTTCCCATATCGATGGATCGAAGCATTTATTTACCCCCGAAAATGTGATGGATACGCAACGGATTATCGGCGCAGATATTATTATGGCATTTGATGAGTGTACACCGTATCCCTGTGACTACAGTTATGCACGCCGTTCGCTGGACATGACACACCGCTGGCTGAAACGTTGCGTGGACCGCTTTGACAGCACCGATCCATTGTATGGATATGAGCAGACCTTGTTTCCTATTGTGCAGGGATCAGTCTATAAGGATCTCAGAATTAAATCTGCTGAAACCATTGCTTCATTCAATCGGGAAGGTAACGCGATTGGAGGTCTTTCTGTTGGCGAGCCTGCAGAGGAGATGTACGCGATGACTGAGGTGGTCTGTGACATCCTGCCAAAAGACAAACCCCGTTACCTGATGGGGGTGGGTACACCTGTCAATATTCTTGAGAATATTGCGCTGGGTGTGGATATGTTTGACTGTGTGATGCCGACACGTAACGCGAGAAATGGAATGCTTTTTACGCAGAACGGTATTATTAATATTAAAAACGAAAAATGGAAAGATGACTTTTCGCCGATTGAAGCGGAAAGTGATCTGCATGCGGATCAGTTCTATACCAAGGCTTATTTACGCCATCTCATAAAATCACAGGAAATTTTGGGAGCGCAGATTGCCTCATTGCATAATTTGCATTTTTATCTTTGGCTCGTCAATCAGGCTAGGGAGAAAATTATAGCAGGTACATTTTATGACTGGAAAAATAAAATGGTGAAAATTCTGGATCAGCGTTTGTAA
- a CDS encoding glutamate synthase subunit beta encodes MGKITGFKEFERVLPPKEAVEARVQHFKEFNKGYSENELNKQAARCMDCGIPFCHSGCPLGNVIPEFNDAVYDGKWEEAYQILTSTNNFPEFTGRICPAPCESACVLGIHSNPITIEEIEKHIIEIAFKKGYVKPHKSYLKTGKSVAIVGSGPAGLAAAAQLNKAGHDVVVFERDDQVGGLLRYGIPDFKLEKSVIDRRVNLMKESGIEFRVNSEVGRDISFYELKAYDAVILATGSTVPWHMQLPGHDAKGIHFAMEFLTQQNKEVSGIAVSGERILATDKHVVVIGDGDTGSDCIGTSNRHRAKSITQIARKPMPSKERLKNNPWPLDKVTFATSSSQEEGCERLWATETQEFVKDENGHIKGIKIKEVQYEVDDFGRRTRLGESEVREIPADLVLLAIGYQHTEHTLLEQLGVRVDEKGNILANDRDYRTTIDNIFTAGDCRKGQSLVVWAISEGRECARKVDEYLMGYSELESKDFLTAQHA; translated from the coding sequence ATGGGAAAAATTACAGGTTTTAAAGAATTTGAGCGCGTGCTTCCACCCAAAGAAGCTGTTGAAGCCCGCGTACAGCACTTCAAAGAGTTCAATAAAGGTTATTCCGAAAACGAGCTGAACAAACAGGCTGCACGGTGTATGGATTGTGGTATTCCATTTTGTCATTCAGGATGCCCCCTGGGCAACGTAATCCCTGAATTTAACGATGCTGTTTATGACGGCAAATGGGAAGAAGCATACCAGATCCTGACCTCCACCAACAACTTTCCAGAATTTACAGGAAGGATATGCCCTGCTCCCTGCGAATCAGCCTGTGTGCTGGGAATCCATAGCAATCCGATAACCATCGAGGAAATAGAAAAACATATTATTGAGATTGCATTTAAAAAGGGCTATGTCAAACCTCATAAAAGTTATCTGAAGACGGGCAAAAGTGTGGCTATCGTAGGCTCAGGCCCTGCTGGGCTTGCCGCAGCTGCACAGCTGAATAAGGCTGGCCACGATGTCGTTGTCTTCGAACGCGATGATCAGGTCGGTGGCTTGCTCCGCTATGGCATCCCTGACTTCAAGCTCGAAAAATCAGTCATTGACCGCCGTGTCAATCTGATGAAGGAATCAGGTATCGAATTCAGAGTGAATAGTGAAGTAGGCAGGGATATCAGTTTTTATGAATTGAAAGCCTATGATGCCGTCATCTTGGCCACCGGGTCTACCGTTCCATGGCACATGCAGCTGCCGGGACATGACGCCAAAGGCATACATTTTGCCATGGAGTTCCTCACCCAGCAGAACAAAGAAGTCAGCGGAATCGCTGTCAGCGGCGAACGCATTCTGGCCACGGACAAGCATGTCGTCGTGATCGGCGATGGCGATACCGGATCGGATTGTATCGGGACATCCAACCGCCATCGTGCGAAAAGCATTACACAGATTGCCCGTAAACCCATGCCGTCCAAAGAACGGCTGAAAAATAATCCATGGCCCTTGGATAAAGTTACTTTTGCCACCTCCTCTTCTCAGGAAGAGGGCTGTGAACGACTGTGGGCAACAGAAACACAAGAGTTTGTCAAAGATGAAAATGGTCATATCAAAGGAATCAAAATCAAGGAAGTGCAATACGAAGTGGATGACTTTGGCAGAAGAACACGTCTTGGCGAGTCCGAAGTCCGTGAAATCCCTGCAGATCTCGTCTTATTGGCTATCGGGTATCAACATACGGAGCATACGCTTCTCGAGCAGCTCGGAGTAAGAGTGGACGAAAAGGGCAATATTCTCGCCAATGACCGGGATTACCGAACCACTATTGACAACATCTTTACGGCCGGTGATTGCCGTAAAGGTCAATCTCTGGTGGTATGGGCAATTTCCGAAGGCCGTGAATGCGCAAGGAAAGTAGACGAATACCTGATGGGCTATTCTGAACTGGAAAGCAAAGACTTTCTGACCGCTCAGCATGCATAA
- a CDS encoding MerR family transcriptional regulator — protein MPYKEREINKLYYTMGEVTEMFDVNASQIRFYEREFDILQPKKNKKGNRLFTQDDIANLKIIFNLVKEKGYTLQGARDYLRDNKSEAKENQRVVDSLERLKSFLIEVRDSL, from the coding sequence ATGCCGTACAAAGAGCGTGAGATAAATAAACTGTATTATACGATGGGAGAAGTTACTGAAATGTTTGACGTTAACGCTTCCCAGATACGTTTTTACGAGCGTGAATTTGATATTCTGCAACCCAAAAAAAATAAAAAGGGAAATCGCCTTTTTACTCAGGATGATATCGCCAACCTAAAAATTATCTTTAACCTGGTAAAGGAGAAAGGTTACACCCTGCAGGGGGCAAGAGATTATCTCCGTGACAATAAATCCGAAGCAAAAGAAAATCAACGCGTTGTAGACTCCCTGGAACGTCTAAAAAGTTTCCTGATCGAAGTGCGGGACTCACTCTAA
- a CDS encoding DUF6814 family protein has translation MNNLKKLLGIVWIILAIYTAYFSIFELALPKISTGHQEDLVFGIIILCILTPIISLGLGLFGYYSLLGEYDDSKM, from the coding sequence ATGAATAACCTTAAAAAACTACTCGGCATCGTATGGATCATTTTGGCCATATACACCGCATATTTTAGCATTTTCGAACTTGCCTTACCAAAAATTTCTACAGGGCATCAGGAAGATCTGGTGTTCGGAATCATTATCCTCTGCATATTGACGCCCATTATATCACTAGGTTTAGGCCTATTTGGTTATTATTCCCTTTTAGGTGAATACGATGACAGCAAAATGTAA
- the dprA gene encoding DNA-processing protein DprA, whose product MKLIYPIALTKIKGIGPRTARRILTHTENLEDLFSYSKRELMQIPGMRESAADAIRSRTYLQDCERELEFIDKHQIQALWVEDEQYPQRLKQCDDAPLLLYYKGNGNLNAKKVISIVGTRHSTPYGQRLCEDFIRQLDQNGDILIVSGLAYGIDACAHRLALKNDIPTVAVLGHGLDRIYPASHRELASRMLNQGGLLTEFASNTLPERTNFPMRNRIIAGLADVTVVVEAAIKGGALITAEIANSYHRDVCAFPGAIYDKSSEGTNYLIKTNRAHMIRHVQDLEYLMNWDISKEQAGQQLELGFKLEKDQEKVLALIHDAGQLGIDQLIEKLEWPQSKLALVLLELEMQSLVHALPGKMYKSAGRPAEAAGPLGR is encoded by the coding sequence ATGAAACTGATCTATCCCATAGCTTTGACCAAAATCAAGGGCATTGGCCCTCGGACAGCACGGCGTATCCTTACGCATACAGAGAACCTGGAAGACCTTTTTTCGTATTCCAAAAGAGAATTAATGCAAATACCGGGCATGCGGGAATCTGCTGCCGATGCGATACGCAGCAGAACCTACCTGCAAGACTGCGAGCGTGAACTTGAATTTATTGATAAACATCAAATTCAGGCACTATGGGTAGAGGACGAACAGTATCCGCAACGGTTAAAACAATGCGACGATGCTCCCCTGCTGCTTTACTATAAGGGCAACGGCAACCTCAACGCTAAAAAGGTAATTAGCATTGTGGGTACAAGACATTCCACCCCCTATGGGCAACGGCTATGCGAAGACTTTATCCGCCAGCTGGATCAGAACGGGGATATCCTGATCGTGAGCGGTCTTGCCTACGGCATAGACGCCTGTGCGCATCGGCTTGCACTGAAAAATGATATTCCCACGGTAGCAGTGCTCGGTCACGGTCTGGACCGGATATACCCTGCCTCCCATCGTGAACTCGCGTCCAGAATGTTGAATCAAGGGGGGTTACTGACGGAATTTGCGTCCAACACATTGCCCGAGCGCACCAATTTTCCCATGCGTAACCGCATTATTGCAGGGCTTGCGGACGTCACCGTTGTTGTGGAGGCTGCAATCAAAGGCGGTGCATTGATTACCGCAGAGATCGCCAATAGTTATCATAGGGATGTCTGCGCATTCCCGGGAGCAATTTATGATAAAAGCAGCGAAGGTACCAACTACCTGATCAAGACTAATAGAGCCCATATGATCAGGCACGTGCAAGATCTGGAGTATTTAATGAACTGGGACATCAGCAAAGAACAGGCCGGCCAACAGCTTGAACTGGGCTTTAAACTGGAAAAAGATCAGGAAAAAGTGCTTGCGCTGATCCATGATGCCGGACAATTGGGGATCGATCAGCTGATCGAAAAGCTCGAATGGCCTCAGAGTAAATTAGCACTGGTCCTGCTGGAACTGGAAATGCAGTCCTTGGTTCATGCCCTTCCCGGAAAAATGTATAAGTCGGCCGGACGGCCCGCGGAAGCCGCTGGACCATTGGGACGATAA